A section of the Sphingomonas sp. LT1P40 genome encodes:
- a CDS encoding dipeptide epimerase, whose protein sequence is MATATTGVALRLTLERFPYHQPFRISGHVFTETVVLVAELSDGEHRGRGEGAGVYYLGDDADHMLAQAESVRGAIEGGATRAELQSLLPPGGARNALDCAFWELEARRAGKPVWALAGLDEPRPLRSTLTIGADTPEVMAAAALAIDPQAPVKLKLTGDIVDDMARVTAVRAARPKAWIGVDANQGYSIASLRDLLPVLVENEIALLEQPLARGCEGDLDGLKRPLPFAADESAVSFADTAALVGRFDVVNIKLDKCGGLTEGLAIAAQAKLLGLKVMVGNMMGSSLSMAPAYLLGQACDVVDLDGPTFLARDREPGVSYREGMIHCPDAIWGG, encoded by the coding sequence ATGGCGACCGCGACGACGGGGGTGGCGCTCAGGCTGACGCTTGAGCGCTTCCCCTACCATCAACCCTTCCGCATCTCCGGCCATGTCTTTACCGAGACCGTCGTGCTGGTCGCCGAGCTTTCGGACGGCGAACATCGCGGGCGCGGCGAGGGGGCGGGCGTCTATTATCTGGGCGACGATGCCGATCATATGCTGGCCCAGGCGGAAAGCGTGCGCGGCGCGATCGAGGGCGGTGCGACGCGGGCCGAGCTGCAATCGCTGTTGCCGCCGGGGGGGGCGCGCAACGCGCTCGACTGTGCGTTCTGGGAACTAGAAGCGCGACGGGCGGGCAAGCCGGTATGGGCATTGGCCGGACTGGACGAGCCGCGACCGTTGCGCTCGACGCTGACGATCGGGGCGGATACGCCCGAGGTGATGGCGGCGGCGGCGCTGGCAATCGACCCTCAGGCACCGGTAAAGCTGAAGCTCACCGGTGATATTGTGGACGATATGGCGCGGGTCACGGCGGTGCGCGCGGCGCGACCCAAGGCGTGGATCGGGGTAGATGCCAATCAGGGCTATTCGATCGCATCACTGCGCGACCTGTTACCCGTGCTGGTGGAGAATGAGATCGCGCTGCTCGAACAGCCGCTGGCACGGGGGTGTGAGGGCGATCTGGACGGGTTGAAGCGACCCCTGCCCTTTGCCGCCGACGAGAGCGCGGTGTCGTTCGCCGATACCGCCGCGCTGGTCGGACGGTTCGACGTGGTCAACATCAAGCTGGATAAATGCGGCGGCCTGACCGAGGGACTGGCGATCGCCGCCCAGGCGAAACTGCTGGGGCTGAAGGTGATGGTCGGCAACATGATGGGCAGCAGCCTGTCGATGGCCCCCGCCTATCTGCTGGGGCAGGCGTGCGACGTCGTCGATCTGGACGGGCCGACCTTTCTGGCGCGCGATCGGGAGCCGGGTGTCAGCTATCGTGAAGGGATGATCCATTGTCCCGATGCGATTTGGGGCGGTTAA
- a CDS encoding TonB-dependent receptor: MKRVLWIAGSTIAMGAALPALAQDSDAQDIAEVVVTAQKREQALIDVPQSVSVVSQEALEKVQATNFADFLKLVPGLQLTQATPGFGRLVLRGINTGGVASTVAVYQDETIFGSSSGIANGAILAGDFDTFDVERIEVLRGPQGSIYGASAMGGVLKYVTRKPELGAFEARARGNVETTRGGDESYLGSAVVNVPLGDVLAFRATGFYRDFGGYIDSIGTGGSDRAENINTLKSFGGRASLLFKPSESLSVQVSAYLQNQESDASNIVDSNAFTGATLYGGLTQSRFVPEFSDVRYRVYSGVIDADLGFANLISATSYSTLEQEFRGDLTPSLAALVAAVFGTPNEFFQGQLTGVKRFTQEVRLQSPESDTFEWLIGGYYTHEKGLIDQTFNAVNPGTLTPVPGLPLLGVARVDSRYREIAGFANATVHFGDRFNLTVGGRYSDNRQSADQRSDGALAGGPNVLPTARSSENVFTFSVAPQFEINDHATVYARVAKGFRPGGPNILAPGAPASVRTYDSDSLISYEIGVKAETADRSFTIDIAAFHIDWSDIQVFGQVPVNNTTFGVNFNGGKARSDGVEFTATLRPTRGFNVSFNGAYTNAKLKDDTPAQVGGRSGDRLPYTPKFSIGANADYEWSLGGDTTAFVGASIRSLSKQPAAFNAAFRTANGRQRYLPAYEVVDLRTGVDFGRYSIELYAKNLTDAEGKTSFEEPSNIPLGAAGTAVIRPRTFGISLTAGF; encoded by the coding sequence ATGAAGCGAGTTCTTTGGATTGCCGGCAGCACGATCGCAATGGGCGCCGCCCTGCCCGCGCTGGCGCAGGACAGCGACGCGCAGGATATCGCCGAGGTCGTCGTGACCGCGCAGAAGCGCGAACAGGCGCTGATCGACGTGCCGCAATCGGTGAGCGTCGTGTCGCAGGAAGCGCTTGAGAAAGTTCAGGCGACCAACTTCGCCGATTTCCTGAAACTCGTTCCCGGCTTGCAGCTGACTCAGGCGACACCCGGTTTCGGGCGGCTGGTGCTACGCGGCATCAACACCGGCGGAGTCGCATCGACCGTGGCGGTTTATCAGGATGAAACGATCTTCGGGTCGAGCAGCGGTATCGCCAATGGCGCGATCCTGGCCGGCGATTTCGACACGTTCGACGTTGAACGGATCGAAGTCCTGCGCGGACCGCAAGGCAGCATCTATGGCGCCAGCGCGATGGGCGGCGTGCTGAAATATGTGACGCGCAAACCGGAGCTGGGTGCGTTCGAGGCGCGCGCACGCGGCAATGTCGAAACGACGCGCGGCGGTGACGAATCCTATCTGGGCAGTGCGGTCGTCAACGTGCCGCTGGGCGATGTCCTGGCCTTCCGTGCAACCGGCTTTTATCGTGACTTCGGCGGCTACATCGACTCGATCGGCACCGGCGGGTCGGACCGCGCGGAGAATATCAACACGTTGAAGAGCTTTGGCGGACGTGCGTCGCTGTTGTTCAAGCCAAGCGAGAGCCTCTCGGTCCAGGTCAGCGCCTATCTGCAAAATCAGGAATCGGATGCGTCGAACATCGTCGACAGCAATGCCTTCACCGGCGCGACGCTGTATGGCGGCCTGACCCAATCGCGGTTCGTGCCGGAATTTTCGGACGTTCGCTATCGCGTTTACAGCGGTGTGATCGATGCCGATCTCGGCTTTGCCAACCTGATATCGGCGACCAGCTACAGCACGCTGGAGCAGGAGTTCCGGGGCGATCTGACACCCTCGCTCGCCGCACTGGTCGCAGCGGTGTTCGGAACGCCGAACGAATTCTTTCAGGGCCAATTGACCGGTGTGAAGCGGTTCACTCAGGAAGTTCGCCTTCAATCGCCCGAAAGCGACACCTTTGAATGGTTGATCGGCGGCTATTACACGCATGAAAAGGGGCTGATCGATCAGACATTCAATGCGGTCAATCCGGGCACGCTGACCCCGGTCCCTGGCCTGCCGCTGCTGGGCGTCGCCCGGGTTGATTCGCGCTATCGTGAAATTGCCGGCTTCGCCAATGCGACGGTGCATTTTGGCGACCGGTTCAACCTGACCGTCGGGGGCCGCTATAGCGACAACCGCCAGTCCGCCGATCAGCGATCGGACGGTGCCTTGGCAGGCGGACCGAACGTGTTGCCGACGGCTCGCTCGTCCGAGAACGTGTTCACCTTCTCGGTCGCACCGCAGTTCGAAATCAACGACCACGCGACCGTCTATGCGCGGGTGGCCAAGGGGTTTCGCCCGGGCGGGCCGAACATTCTCGCGCCGGGAGCTCCCGCCAGCGTGCGAACCTATGACTCGGATTCGCTGATCAGCTATGAGATCGGCGTGAAGGCCGAAACTGCCGACCGCAGCTTCACGATCGACATTGCCGCTTTCCATATCGACTGGAGCGACATTCAGGTGTTCGGCCAGGTGCCGGTCAACAACACGACCTTTGGCGTGAACTTCAACGGCGGCAAGGCCAGGAGCGACGGCGTCGAATTCACCGCCACGTTGCGTCCTACGCGCGGCTTCAACGTGTCGTTCAACGGCGCCTATACCAACGCCAAGCTGAAGGACGACACGCCGGCGCAGGTCGGCGGACGCAGCGGCGATCGTCTGCCTTACACGCCCAAATTCAGCATCGGTGCCAATGCCGATTACGAATGGTCGCTGGGCGGCGACACCACGGCGTTCGTCGGGGCATCGATCCGCAGCCTGTCGAAACAGCCCGCCGCCTTCAACGCGGCTTTCCGTACCGCCAATGGGCGCCAGCGTTATCTGCCCGCTTATGAAGTCGTCGATCTTCGTACCGGCGTCGATTTCGGCCGCTATTCGATCGAGCTTTACGCCAAGAACCTGACCGATGCAGAGGGCAAGACGTCGTTCGAGGAGCCGAGCAACATTCCGCTGGGTGCCGCCGGAACGGCCGTCATCCGCCCCCGGACGTTTGGCATCAGCCTGACCGCCGGGTTTTGA